The following coding sequences are from one Odontesthes bonariensis isolate fOdoBon6 chromosome 10, fOdoBon6.hap1, whole genome shotgun sequence window:
- the LOC142389793 gene encoding protein LSM14 homolog B-like, giving the protein MASTKPYIGCKIGLISKAQNRYEGILYTIDKTNSTVVLAKVKCFGTEGRPTDRPTPAKDDIYEYITFRGSDIKDIALCEPPRPYHGLPPDPAIVQSSSTGSSGIYSALGPFSPLRMPAYNQLGASSVLNQQYAAALGLGPVLPDMHVRRGPMVEKAVQTIQVEGPQQRGGSTVPQEQWWDRRRPQRTRREDTQTRRDSGTLVKSGPGVTASRQESRQQNIENRPQPRRRQGPRRRRTRRRGQLIVANVPSPILKFETDFDFVSSNAQFIKEELEREVQERMKIKDGNHELEEKSKEGKRSTAEDDNFGPKCYYNKAKSFFDNISSDNGFRLTWAEERKRNLETFGVPGRFFRGQGFRGRRGRGAAQNLPSNRAQSGQL; this is encoded by the exons ATGGCTTCAACCAAGCCATACATTGGCTGTAAAATAGGGTTGATTTCCAAAGCCCAGAATCGTTATGAGGGGATTTTGTATACAATTGATAAAACAAACTCTACAGTAGTGCTGGCAAAAG TGAAATGTTTCGGAACGGAGGGACGACCCACTGACAGACCAACACCGGCTAAAGatgatatatatgaatatatcaCTTTCCGTGGAAGTGATATCAAGGATATCGCGCTGTGTGAACCTCCAAGACCCTACCATGGCCTACCTCCTGATCCTGCAATAGTACAA TCATCCAGTACAGGTTCATCAGGTATCTACTCAGCTCTTGGGCCGTTTAGTCCCCTAAGGATGCCTGCTTACAATCAGCTAGGAGCCAGCTCTGTACTCAACCAACAGTATGCTGCAGCTCTTGGTCTTG GCCCTGTACTCCCAGACATGCACGTTAGACGCGGCCCCATGGTAGAAAAGGCTGTTCAAACCATCCAGGTGGAAGGACCTCAGCAGAGGGGAGGTTCAACTGTGCCCCAGGAGCAGTGGTGGGACAGGCGGAGGCCCCAGAGGACCAGAAGAGAGGATACCCAGACTCGAAGGGACAGTGGCACTCTCG TGAAGTCGGGCCCAGGTGTGACTGCTTCTCGGCAGGAAAGTAGGCAGCAGAATATTGAAAACCGGCCACAACCCAGAAGACGACAAG GACCAAGAAGACGCAGGACCCGTCGCAGAGGCCAGCTCATAGTGGCTAATGTTCCGTCTCCCATCCTCAAGTTCGAGACAGACTTCGACTTTGTTTCCTCAAACGCACAGTTTATTAAGGAGGAGCTCGAGAGGGAGGTGCAGgaaagaatgaaaataaagg ATGGAAATCATGAGCTCGAAGAGAAGTCGAAAGAAGGGAAGCGCTCCACTGCAGAGGATGATAATTTTGGGCCAAAATGCTACTACAACAAAGCAAAGTCCTTCTTTGACAACATCTCCTCAGATAATGGGTTCAG ATTGACATGGGCAGAGGAGCGGAAACGCAATCTGGAGACTTTCGGGGTACCTGGACGATTTTTCAGGGGCCAAGGCTTCAGAGGCCGACGGGGAAGAGGTGCTGCTCAGAATCTACCTTCAAACAGAGCCCAGAGTGGACAGCTGTAA
- the LOC142389792 gene encoding transcription initiation factor TFIID subunit 4-like yields MRLKNERSKEKMAAGSDLLDDVFLNREVDEKVVSDPVGSLDSKVKGASHVNSTAKIQFASNHVGISSVGSNFNVQGSKMGLSQQELAKAGAGVQGGVSNSAGSPGSSMDGAAGITPAAEQSAAAVQSQSKPVTASGVVVVVPNATPGVEKLGSSGAQTLNGSAAVVNCHIPGGGSADSSQPAVTLVNGPVSVTKEGAAAPSTIIRTPLSAQNAASSSVIASQSSVKTVPTVTLVRPPMQTSSNTSQSAVNPITVLTSSPPVSVTSTTGSLVSKTDSTKTVMITGAHVVTSTVATGTTVRSPTVLQNIRTSVPSTIAATPAGGIRAIATQVLAPRLTQPQQNATNVQNIQLPPGMVLVRSDSGQLLMIHQQTLAQMQAQSQSQSAMTPRPAAPASTPPVQITSLQTPGASALTRPVTPATIIKQVPSTVTATTTLQRPPVLQNTIMLGGTATATGQPLGTPTTVQPAAAAVAQRVGPVAATGKPVPPTQISAETLENVKKCRNFLSTLIKLASNGKQSSETTANVKELVKSLLEGKLEPEDFTSRLYRELSSSPQPYLVPFLKRSLPALRQMTPDSEAFIQQSLLPQPSAQPAAAASTALTAVVLRPPLSTAATASTGTAATKATVISLTQTPHSKPGLIVPQQQGTVVRPQVTLAQSPMVTVRGQTQSRIIVGQPQVVKQLPAVSAMRQTFAPGVRGVQVLSQASLTDAQKNKLREAGGGSFKDDDDINDVASMAGVNLSEESARILATNSELVGMVTRSCKDEAFLSAPSLTQLALQIGKKFGVSELGTDVISYISHATQQRLRNILEKVSQVAQQRNITFKEHERYEQASDVRAQLKFFEQLDQMEKQRKEDQEREILLKAAKSRSRQEDPEQLRLKQKAKEMQQLELAQIRQREANLTALAAIGPRKKRKVDSPVRGASAEGSGSGPSQPGGSSGTGSRQFMRHRITRVNLRDLLFCLENEKETSRSQLLYKGFLK; encoded by the exons ATGCGTCTAAAGAACGAGCGTAGCAAGGAAAAGATGGCGGCGGGCTCCGATTTGTTGGATGATGTTTTCTTGAACAGAGAGGTAGACGAAAAAGTAGTAAGTGATCCAGTCGGATCTCTGGACTCTAAGGTAAAAGGAGCAAGTCACGTGAACTCAACGGCTAAGATTCAGTTTGCGTCAAATCACGTCGGCATTTCATCTGTAGGCAGTAATTTCAATGTTCAGGGCAGCAAAATGGGACTTTCACAACAAGAGCTTGCTAAAGCAG GGGCAGGAGTTCAAGGAGGTGTCAGTAACAGTGCGGGGTCCCCCGGTTCCAGCATGGATGGGGCAGCTGGGATCACCCCGGCGGCTGAACAGAGCGCGGCAGCCGTTCAGAGTCAGTCGAAGCCGGTCACAGCGAGCGGAGTTGTTGTGGTTGTACCGAATGCAACACCTGGAGTTGAGAAACTCGGATCGAGCGGTGCTCAAACTTTGAATGGAAGCGCCGCGGTGGTGAACTGTCACATCCCCGGAGGCGGATCAGCTGACAGCTCGCAGCCCGCTGTCACTCTTGTCAACGGACCTGTTTCTGTCACTAAAGAAGGCGCCGCAGCACCGAGCACTATTATTCGAACTCCTCTGAGTGCTCAAAATGCTGCGTCCTCGTCCGTGATTGCGTCTCAGTCCTCTGTGAAAACTGTACCCACAGTCACGCTTGTGAGGCCACCTATGCAAACTTCCAGCAACACCTCTCAAAGCGCAGTCAATCCGATCACTGTTTTAACATCGTCGCCGCCTGTTAGTGTTACCAGCACGACTGGCTCTCTTGTCAGCAAAACTGACTCCACTAAAACTGTAATGATAACAGGCGCACACGTCGTGACATCGACTGTCGCGACGGGGACGACGGTGAGGAGTCCGACTGTTTTGCAAAACATCAGGACTTCAGTACCTTCAACCATCGCTGCCACTCCTGCCGGTGGAATACGAGCCATTGCTACACAGGTGTTGGCTCCCCGGCTCACTCAGCCTCAACAAAACGCCACAAATGTCCAGAACATTCAGCTCCCTCCAG GCATGGTCTTGGTCCGCAGTGATAGTGGGCAGCTGCTGATGATTCACCAGCAGACCTTGGCTCAGATGCAAGCTCAGTCGCAGTCGCAAAGCGCCATGACACCACGACCCGCGGCCCCCGCCAGCACTCCACCTGTCCAGATCACTTCCCTACAG ACTCCAGGTGCATCAGCTCTGACTCGTCCAGTTACCCCCGCCACCATTATCAAACAAGTCCCGAGCACGGTGACGGCCACCACCACGCTGCAGAGGCCTCCTGTGCTGCAG AACACCATCATGCTGGGAGGAACTGCCACGGCCACGGGGCAGCCGCTAGGAACGCCCACCACGGTTCAGCCTGCGGCGGCGGCAGTAGCCCAGAGGGTGGGGCCCGTGGCGGCCACGGGGAAGCCTGTCCCTCCAACGCAGATCTCCGCT GAAACGCTGGAGAATGTGAAAAAGTGTCGAAACTTTCTGTCGACGCTCATCAAGCTGGCGTCCAACGGAAAACAGTCATCTGAGACCACGGCGAATGTGAAGGAGCTGGTCAAGAGCCTGCTG gagGGAAAGCTAGAGCCTGAAGATTTTACCAGCAGGCTGTACAGGGAGCTAAGCTCTTCACCTCAACCGTACCTTGTACCTTTCCTTAAG AGAAGCCTCCCAGCACTGCGCCAGATGACCCCGGACTCGGAGGCCTTCATCCAGCAGAGCCTGCTGCCTCAGCCAAGCGCGCAGCCTGCTGCAGCGGCCTCCACGGCGCTCACTGCTGTGGTGCTGCGACCTCCTCTCTCCACCGCCGCCACCGCATCCACGGGCACCGCCGCCACCAAAGCCACAGTCATCAGCCTCACTCAGACGCCTCACAGCAAACCCGGACTG ATTGTGCCGCAGCAGCAGGGGACCGTGGTGAGGCCACAGGTGACGCTGGCTCAGTCTCCCATGGTAACTGTCAGAGGACAAACTCAGAGCCGGATCATTGTGGGTCAGCCACAGGTGGTCAAACAGCTACCAGCAG TCTCAGCTATGAGGCAGACGTTTGCTCCGGGGGTCCGAGGCGTTCAAGTACTCAGTCAGGCTTCTCTCACCGATGCTCAGAAGAACAAGCTGAGGGAAGCGGGAGGGGGATCTTTCAA GGATGACGATGATATTAATGACGTGGCCTCCATGGCGGGGGTCAACTTGTCTGAGGAGAGCGCCCGTATCTTGGCAACCAACTCCGAGCTTGTCGGCATGGTGACTCGTTCCTGTAAGGACGAGGCCTTCCTCTCCGCCCCGTCGCTCACTCAGTTAGCTCTGCAGATTG GCAAGAAGTTTGGCGTGAGTGAGCTGGGCACAGATGTGATCAGCTACATTTCTCACGCTACGCAGCAACGACTGCGGAACATCTTGGAAAAGGTGTCGCAAGTCGCGCAGCAGAGGAACATAACTTTCAAG GAGCACGAGCGGTACGAGCAGGCGAGCGACGTGCGAGCTCAACTCAAATTCTTTGAGCAGCTGGATCAGATGGAGAAGCAAAGGAAGGAGGATCAGGAGCGAGAGATCCTCTTGAAGGCTGCCAAG TCTCGGTCGCGGCAAGAAGACCCCGAGCAACTCCGCCTTAAACAGAAGGCCAAGGAG atgcagcagctggagTTGGCTCAGATCAGACAGAGAGAAGCCAACCTAACCGCGCTGGCAGCAATTGGCCCCAGGAAAAAACGGAAAGTGGATTCTCCTGTTCGGGGTGCAAGTGCAGAG GGCTCCGGGTCTGGCCCCTCCCAACCCGGAGGCTCCAGTGGAACGGGCTCCAGACAATTTATGCGACATCGCATTACCAGAGTCAACCTCCGGGACCTGCTCTTCTGCCTGGAGAATGAAAAGGAGACCAGTCGCTCGCAGCTGCTCTATAAAGGCTTCCTCAAATAG